Sequence from the Helianthus annuus cultivar XRQ/B chromosome 13, HanXRQr2.0-SUNRISE, whole genome shotgun sequence genome:
tagtgacgataaggaagaaaaacatattaatattgcaaaatctcatctgtctcctgaaatttttcatttctattttgcagatcgcttggaaaaactgaaggagaaacgagctgcaaaagagCAACAACAAATGAAACCTGAAGATTTTGTTCAGAATGAAAATGCTGAAAGTATTGCTGAGAAGATGGTTGAGACTGAGCAAGTgaaaaaagaagaaaaggtgacAGAAGCTGAGAAAGTGATCGAAGTAGAGAAATTTGTcaaagttgaaaagattgttgaagtcatcaaacCTTGCACAAAATGTTTAGAACCATGCAAGAAATGTGCAGTAAAAGATGAGATGATAGTTGAGTAcgaaaagaagaaggagcagttgctgttcaatctaaactacgtaaaggaatcttatgatgttttgaacaaaatagtgactggtcttcaaaagacaaattccgAGAGAGaggatgctttgacaatgatgaatgctgtgatgatgtcgaagcaaaaagctatcaatttctacatcgaagaaagtgctaaatggaagcaagagttggaaactgagaagatcgagaatgaaagaatcaggcgtttattacaaagttattatagttctgattatcttattgatagaatttatccaactgttgcaggtatggaagctttccaagatgagaagccgaagaagaaagaaagtggtaagaaaccgactgttagctataacaagtgtccgcctccgatctgggaagggtattctcctagaaaaccaaacgaggaacaacttgaaaaagcagtcaatataaagctaaaaaccgatacaactgatgaattatcagaaaacattgatgtcacgttcacctcatctgacactgatcatgagtctgagttaataaaaaaggtggtcgatcaggtgttggatactgatgaggagtctgagtcaaagtctgagtctggaggtccaagttcgtcagtcaacagtcgaaagtcgtcggttaaacggtcttataatAAAAAGTTTTTGCTATCcaaatcaaatttgaatgatgaaacattcgaagtagtttatactttgaatgattctgacaaattatattataaaaAGAGTTTCctataagaagtgttaaaacagaattgattaacaagactttcaaactaatagaaattaatattccagaattgaaagttttgaaaaatcttgagaaacctaaaaaatacacttcaagagttcaacaacgtttaaacaagaaaaagggttacaattctggttttggttttcaaaagaaaccaaaatgatagctacaaaaagaaaggtttaggttttgttccaccagaaaattataaaaatgagaaaaattctaaaacaaaaacagaatttgtttcaggtggaagtgctgaggaagaacagaagaaatcgttctggagacaatcaaaccaggagtttcttgctgagaagaagagtAACGGTACTGGAGTTTTTCAtccaagagagactcgaacctatttcaaatgcaatgaagctggtcacattccATGGAACTGCAcgaaaaatgccaagacaaaacagggagtttctgagaaactaaaagagaaagttgttgatgctAAGCCACCAACTgagaaaattaaaatttttgaaaactcaacgtatgaggttggtgagtgttctaaaaagaatctttacaaaaagaaagcaaaaaacaaccaagtgtgggttattaaaaaggttgatgagaaagtcggcgatgattctggttccataaagccagaggagccacaaggtgaggcaaaagaggtaaattctgtgttttcagtaagtgatgatgaatttccgtcactgaagtttgaagagattaaacagaaagttggtaaggttgagatctcagatcaattttattctgagaaaaatgagtttgatgtcgagaaaacattcaatgggaatgttaagaaaatttttggaaaaatgcttgatggaaaagcaaaaggggttaaagatttttacgcaactaaaaaggcaacttacaaccctactgagcaagaattgaaaactctcaagtctgaaaagacttgggtggaaattctttttccttgaagtcttaggactatgccggagatcccaagtttgtaatcgtggatcaggaattgGCATCATTCTTGTAAAATAGTCCTTCAACCTATCTTtaaaaattgttgaaatttttacagattaaaggactacgccggagcttccaggttggtaagtgagaagcaggaatcggcatctttgatTGGTAATCGATCGTGTGTAGATGTTTGTTTCCTACACATGGTACAGGTGTTTGTGTTTTTACAATTAGTACAAaggattcgtcaaggtcattgagttgaacttgatgtaatcttcattCAAGTGATTGAggaacaaaatgatgaaccatacCCCAAACTTACAAATgaacctacaaatggtaaaaacaaacttattttccggaaaaatcattttgattaaaacaaacttaagtgttttgaaatctaaatgagaaaatagtttgttgaaagggggagttctgattgtttatgcctagtggatggcgatttgatatcggttgtcactttatctgtacagtttgttttgaattttctgtATTTGGGTaaagagcttagatagttttcaaatttcctttaaatgtgtttgcattttagggggagtaggaaaatttcagaaaatccaaaaacattagaaaatttgaaaaatccaaaaacattataaaatcaaaaattgagttttgttgtaaaaatgaggaaatgatagtacatcagtagactgtcacaacatgctaaagatttgaaaagtcaaaatgtgataaacaatctcactgtggatatgccagtaggtttctgcatatttagtagattgtgacgagatataaatctaaaaaatcaaacttgcttattctgtgggtaacaatttcttggatatataggtaacccctgaaatcttgtttgaaaggtcccttattctgagatactaggtctttatgctcagtgatatctggggtattatcccgggagttctgctgtatggaaatactaacctagtccccggataatactttctgcaaatgctttgaaatataagctcgccctcagcaagttgattaaacaataaaattgatagtcactactgttgtaacaaaagatccactaaaggggacacactaaaagtggaagccgtcatctctctgcgtatacggaagtatcgacctgagctctcacggccctttCAATTAAatcctgaacagatatcatctgtggtatactcacctgtaagactgaacattgggatccGGATACGGAAGTATATTTaagtagtgggacacgcaaataagtttaagtcattaaaacaattaatctcgtatctcgaagcaattgaactttgtgtgaaaatttaagtggacaaatatactgacaatctaggtgaattgtttagaacttaaaatgaaatgaagcttaacggtgttattGACTCgtctcatatactgatatgatcctcttacacaaactcacaaaaatattgtctgtaaatatttctttactacattttatttctcttatttcaaaatctaaaaagattttagtgtgttttagcataaattttgaaaaatgcaaaaagattttcgacaactgatattgaaaagctgattttcaaaattccaagtgctaaacatgaggACTATGtggtgagggggagtctgtgttaGAAACCAAAAGGTTTTCTAAGTCTAATCTTtcaattggttcatcaaaatatttGTTTGATCTGAAGGagagtcagtgttggtgcataTCTCTATAGTTGAAACATGAGAAACTTACTGTGAGGTAGAGACTATGCAGGATTAAATATAAGCTGAGTTATCGTTCCTGAGAAGAACTAGAGCCAAGTTTCAATCTTGAAACTATCTTCTGAAAAGTCAGGTCATTCGATTCTGAGAAGCTTATGAGAGCCAGATTCAGATACCTGAGACTCTGTGGATAAAGTTTGAGCTAGGTTTCGTTTCTGTGGACAAAGTTTGAACCAGGCAACGATCATGGACAAAGTGTAAAAGCCAGAaaacgatcctgaagcagatgatgctgaagaactaaaggaatgccagcatatcgcaagggggagtctgaagacatgcGAGAAAAGtaagaaagagtgaagcccagaggctgatcaagactgaagatgcgaagacacGACGCGAACAAAGACTCGACATGTgtgactcgtcaacatctgagggggagtctgttggtgcatgcatctgtcgacttcgtcttgtatcgagtcttagtctagaattgtatagattagggcacgttttacgagaaaataggaaggtTTAGTGTGTTAGatattgatttcgctccaaatgctCTAGTAGGTGATTCTGCCCGGAATCAGAAgttgctgattccgctccaacagTCATGGTATcgtttcgggcggaatcagaacCTTATAAATAGGTagttatgagcgaaatcaggtatcgagtccttgtattccatgccgaagtgctgccggtgtgagatttgattgtaaacaacgtcagatcaatacaattagtgatttaagtgaagattaagctgtttctacctttgtttcttgttttccgcacctaaaacagagtaaaactcctctgaacgactcatttaggtcaGTCGCACGATCCTACAAAGCTCATGTGGTATTTCAATTATTGCTTCTCCATCATTGGAACCACCAACATTTCCCTCACCAACGTCCAACAACCATTTTGCAAAATTATTGATCTCTTCAACTTCAAATGTAGGTCTTCCAACGGTTAACCTCATGTTTCGAGTTAAAGTAAACAACTTACACTTCCTCCACAGATAAGACGAACATAATGAGGCATTCACAATTTCTTGTCGTCCACTATTTGGAACAACAGGTATTATTTGCCTaaaatcaccaccaaaaacaataaCCTTACCTCCAAACAGAACATCAGTTCTGCATGAATTagagatattgaaaatatcatgcATAGTTCTATCCAAAGCCTCAAATGCATGTTTATGAACCATAGGAGCTTCATCCCATATAATGAGTTTGGTCTGTTGTAGTAATTTAGCTACATCATCGTCAGGTTTAATGTGACAAACGGAATCCTCATTAAGATTCAAAGGTATATGAAACCTAGAATGCGTCGTTCTTCCTCCATCCAACAACAATGATGCAATTCCGCTAGATGCAACGTTTAATACGATTTCACCTTTTGACCTAATTGCAGCAGACAATGTTTTCCATAAAAATGTTTTACCAGTTCCGCCATAACCATAAACAAAAAATACTCCTTCGTTGTTTCCATCAACTGCGTTCATAATTTCTTCATATACTGAACGTTGTTCATCCGTTAACAAATTCACCTGACCTTCATAAACATTTTGTAAATCTGTTCTATCATATGCAAGCTCTTCGTTAATCAATCGGCAGCGAAAGTTATCTAAAGATGAAGTATCTGGGTAAGGCATTGATACAAATCTTCGAAGCGATGAATTATTTCGAGTTAAAAACTTCTCAATTTCGCATAAAACATAGTTCTTTAGTTGCTCGTCAGGAATTGATAAAGCtgtgaaaaatgaaaataacatataaATTTAATGATAAATTTTTAGTAACTGtaacaaaaaaatttaaatttataattttaccTGAAACACGATGATGCTTTGAGAATCTGTAATGAAAATCATCTGTCATATACTTCCATGTGCTTTCCCAGACTACTTCAGGTCTAGATAAAGTGCTTGATAGTAACATGGTGGCGAATAAATTGCGAATATAACCTGCGCTACCTGATATATTTGCTTCTTTGATGGCCTCAATGTACTCTGAGTCGTCATCCAACAAACCAAGCGCATAGCAAGCATCTCTAAAAGTATTGTACACTCGACCATAAACTGTTTTAATATCATCAAACGATGTTGGTcctttaactttgttaagaagaatTCTTAAATAGTACGCTTCACCGGTAGACGGAGAAACGGAATGAATTCTGCCAATTGTTTTTCCTTTTATTCTCGGAACCCATATACGCTGGTCAAGCTTCCACACATACCAACGTGGAAACTGTACATATGTTAGTGTACGTGCAACGGTGTCGTTAGGATCTTGATTACGTTGCATCCAAGACAAAAACATTGATGAGTTCACAGATGGCTTGTTTAGGACGTGATTAATATCTTCATCAGGACCGAAATAAACTGTTTGTTGTCCAGGAAGATTGAAAGGCAACCTCATAACAGAAGGACTCCTATAATTAACTTCATTCGAAAATATCCTCCAAGAGGCTTCACAAGCCGATATATACCTACAATAATAATACTCTTTAATTTCATCATTTTCTGCTTGCTCGTCTTGATTATTGCTCGGAACCACAACAACTGTTGCTCTATCAGGGCCTTTATTAATATACTTGAACAAATACTTTATTGATGCCGCTTGGTTGCACCATTCAACGTTTATATGTGCCTGATATCTTTTCAAAAGTTTTTTGTTGTAAGGTACAACACTTCTGTTGTCTAACTCAATTCTATTTTTTAAAACGAAAGCACCATCATCTCTTCTTCTGTATAAGGGAAATCCGTTAGAATCCAAGGTTGACTGATCTTGAAAtttcttgggaaaaccttttgaaCATTTTCTATCAACCATACATGGAGAGCTCATTCTAGCGTTACCACATGGACCGTGAATCATATGGTCTTTCATAAGCGTATATAGTTCCGGGTCTTCATTTATATTAGGGATTTCTGCAGAAATAAACTGATCAACATGGTCTACAGTTGGAAGTTTGTAATCATTTTCCATGAATAAGCACATATGCGCATGAGGCAATCCTCGCTTCTTCTGAAACTCAATAGTGTAAACAACTACACAAAAAAGTAAAAAACTGTTACATATCATTGAGATCATGTTTAACAAAGTAA
This genomic interval carries:
- the LOC110900885 gene encoding uncharacterized protein LOC110900885, which gives rise to MLDANNVLVKIYRMVRDCFQENPNTTLKLRLIGNREQDGRTYNLPTSSEVAALIVGDIDNALENRDIVVETQTGSLKRISELHPSYLALQYPILFPYGDDDYRIDIPHRGVIDVTNKKRPNCTMREFFAYRFLVDAYTMIESERLNFIRFQQHDLRSDTYESIRKLRSNGQQDLCKVGKCIFLPSSFTGGSRYMMQNYLDAMAICKWYGYPDFFITITCNPKWPELQRFLKDTNLNPEDRPGILSRIFKIKLDAICKDLKDRHLFGKVVAVVYTIEFQKKRGLPHAHMCLFMENDYKLPTVDHVDQFISAEIPNINEDPELYTLMKDHMIHGPCGNARMSSPCMVDRKCSKGFPKKFQDQSTLDSNGFPLYRRRDDGAFVLKNRIELDNRSVVPYNKKLLKRYQAHINVEWCNQAASIKYLFKYINKGPDRATVVVVPSNNQDEQAENDEIKEYYYCRYISACEASWRIFSNEVNYRSPSVMRLPFNLPGQQTVYFGPDEDINHVLNKPSVNSSMFLSWMQRNQDPNDTVARTLTYVQFPRWYVWKLDQRIWVPRIKGKTIGRIHSVSPSTGEAYYLRILLNKVKGPTSFDDIKTVYGRVYNTFRDACYALGLLDDDSEYIEAIKEANISGSAGYIRNLFATMLLSSTLSRPEVVWESTWKYMTDDFHYRFSKHHRVSALSIPDEQLKNYVLCEIEKFLTRNNSSLRRFVSMPYPDTSSLDNFRCRLINEELAYDRTDLQNVYEGQVNLLTDEQRSVYEEIMNAVDGNNEGVFFVYGYGGTGKTFLWKTLSAAIRSKGEIVLNVASSGIASLLLDGGRTTHSRFHIPLNLNEDSVCHIKPDDDVAKLLQQTKLIIWDEAPMVHKHAFEALDRTMHDIFNISNSCRTDVLFGGKVIVFGGDFRQIIPVVPNSGRQEIVNASLCSSYLWRKCKLFTLTRNMRLTVGRPTFEVEEINNFAKWLLDVGEGNVGGSNDGEAIIEIPHELCRIVRLT